A window of Rhododendron vialii isolate Sample 1 chromosome 13a, ASM3025357v1 contains these coding sequences:
- the LOC131312498 gene encoding calmodulin-7, whose translation MADQLTDDQISEFKEAFSLFDKDGDGCITTKELGTVMRSLGQNPTEAELQDMINEVDADGNGTIDFPEFLNLMARKMKDTDSEEELKEAFRVFDKDQNGFISAAELRHVMTNLGEKLTDEEVDEMIREADVDGDGQINYEEFVKVMMAK comes from the exons ATGGCCGATCAGCTCACCGACGATCAGATCTCCGAGTTCAAGGAGGCCTTCAGCCTCTTCGACAAGGACGGCGATG GTTGTATCACCACGAAGGAGCTTGGCACAGTTATGCGGTCTTTGGGACAAAACCCAACAGAAGCTGAGCTTCAGGACATGATCAATGAGGTTGATGCCGACGGAAATGGGACAATTGACTTTCCTGAGTTCCTGAACCTGATGGCACGGAAAATGAAGGATACCGACTCTGAGGAGGAGCTCAAGGAAGCTTTTCGGGTTTTTGACAAGGACCAGAATGGCTTCATTTCCGCAGCTGAGCTCCGCCATGTGATGACAAACCTTGGTGAAAAGCTCACCGATGAGGAAGTTGATGAGATGATTCGCGAGGCTGATGTGGATGGTGATGGGCAGATCAACTATGAGGAGTTCGTCAAAGTCATGATGGCCAAGTGA